One Paraburkholderia sp. HP33-1 genomic region harbors:
- a CDS encoding ABC transporter ATP-binding protein, with protein MSELRIRGLQKSFDGHPVLHGIDLSVERGTLLALLGPSGSGKTTLLRLLCGFERADGGSVEIDGRRVVGDNLHVPSEQRRIGYVPQEGALFPHLSVADNIVFGLPRAQRRARHRVAELLELVGLPAHFGERAPQQLSGGQQQRVALARALAPAPTLVMLDEPFSSLDAALRVETRQAVARALGAAGATAVLVTHDQSEALSLGHEVAVLWNGRLIQTATPEALYRRPLTRELASFVGEAVLLPGVAQQDRVSCELGELELVARVGNGAVDVMLRPEQIRLLRADETVRTGAAHDALVTDVIFQGQDASVALQLQSATRTMVRARVPGYLCPRPGERVRLAVEGEVTAYSRT; from the coding sequence ATGAGCGAACTTCGTATCCGCGGACTGCAGAAATCGTTCGACGGTCACCCGGTGCTGCACGGCATCGATCTCTCGGTCGAGCGCGGCACGCTGCTCGCGCTGCTCGGCCCCTCGGGCAGCGGCAAGACCACGCTGTTGCGCCTGTTGTGCGGCTTCGAGCGCGCGGACGGCGGCAGCGTCGAGATCGACGGACGACGCGTCGTCGGCGACAACCTGCACGTGCCGTCGGAACAACGCCGCATCGGCTACGTGCCGCAGGAAGGCGCGCTGTTTCCGCATCTGTCGGTCGCGGACAACATCGTGTTCGGCCTGCCGCGCGCGCAGCGCCGCGCGCGGCATCGCGTCGCCGAACTGCTGGAGCTGGTCGGCCTGCCCGCGCATTTCGGCGAGCGCGCGCCGCAGCAACTATCGGGCGGCCAGCAGCAGCGCGTCGCGCTCGCCCGCGCGCTCGCACCTGCTCCAACGCTGGTCATGCTCGACGAGCCGTTCTCATCGCTCGACGCCGCGTTGCGCGTCGAAACGCGCCAGGCGGTCGCGCGTGCGCTCGGCGCGGCCGGCGCGACTGCCGTGCTGGTCACGCACGACCAGTCCGAGGCGTTGTCGCTCGGGCATGAAGTCGCGGTGCTGTGGAACGGCCGGCTGATCCAGACCGCGACGCCCGAGGCGCTGTACCGCCGGCCCCTGACGCGCGAGCTTGCGTCGTTCGTCGGCGAAGCGGTGTTGTTGCCGGGCGTCGCGCAACAGGATCGCGTGAGCTGCGAGCTCGGCGAACTCGAGCTGGTCGCGCGCGTGGGCAACGGCGCGGTCGACGTGATGTTGCGTCCCGAGCAGATCCGTCTGCTACGCGCCGATGAAACCGTGCGCACCGGTGCCGCACACGACGCGCTCGTCACCGATGTGATCTTCCAGGGGCAGGACGCGAGCGTGGCGTTGCAATTGCAGTCCGCCACGCGCACGATGGTGCGCGCGCGCGTGCCCGGCTATCTGTGCCCGCGGCCAGGCGAGCGCGTGCGGCTCGCTGTCGAGGGAGAAGTGACGGCTTATTCGCGTACCTGA
- a CDS encoding ABC transporter permease, with protein sequence MSEALSAGPPAVPPAPARVRTRAPCGLFAAAALSALLVLLPIAFTFWRAASFDLGDALDLIWRPLVGELLVNTVLITVTTTLVCAVIGTAAAWFVERTHLPGRRAWAVLCAAPLAMPAFISSYAWVSLSEDLQDFNGALLVLSCAYFPLVYLPVAAALRGMDPALEESSRALGCNRWTSFVRVVLPQLRPALLGGMLLVALGVLSEFGAFTLLRFRTFTTQIYAEYRTSFDGGGASLLACLLIVICLVVLAFEFHVRGAARYERVDRGTRRAVLRYQLGAWRWLVVAGFALLTLATLGVPLGMIGFWLTQPGAAAVTPADVSPELLWNATLSSLGFGLAAAALTTLLVVPLAFLLVRYPTRFATLFERTVFLAQGVPGLVIALAIVSLAVHALQPLYQSATLLVVAYAILFMPVALVSVRAAFMQAQPRLEETARALGLNWTQTLVRVVLPLAGPGLGAAAAMVFISVVTELNATLLLSPLDTQTLATQIWADTSTMAFAAAAPYAALLTGISLFASGLLFTLLGRSALLGERG encoded by the coding sequence ATGAGCGAAGCTCTGTCAGCCGGTCCGCCGGCTGTCCCCCCTGCCCCGGCGCGCGTGCGGACGCGCGCGCCGTGCGGCCTGTTCGCGGCGGCGGCACTCAGCGCTTTGCTGGTGCTGCTGCCGATTGCGTTTACGTTCTGGCGCGCGGCGAGCTTCGACCTCGGTGACGCGCTCGATCTGATCTGGCGGCCGCTCGTCGGCGAGTTGCTCGTCAACACGGTGTTGATCACCGTCACGACGACGCTGGTCTGCGCGGTGATCGGCACAGCCGCCGCGTGGTTCGTCGAACGAACGCATCTGCCCGGACGGCGCGCGTGGGCCGTGCTGTGTGCCGCGCCGCTCGCCATGCCAGCGTTCATTTCGAGCTATGCGTGGGTGTCGTTGAGCGAGGACTTGCAGGACTTCAACGGCGCGCTGCTCGTGCTGAGCTGCGCGTATTTTCCGCTCGTCTATCTGCCGGTCGCCGCCGCGTTGCGCGGCATGGACCCGGCCCTCGAGGAAAGCTCACGCGCGCTCGGCTGCAACCGCTGGACCAGCTTCGTGCGCGTCGTGCTGCCGCAACTGCGCCCGGCGCTGCTCGGCGGCATGCTGCTAGTCGCGCTCGGCGTGCTCTCAGAGTTCGGCGCGTTCACGCTGCTGCGCTTCCGCACGTTCACCACGCAGATCTACGCGGAATACCGCACCAGTTTCGACGGCGGCGGCGCATCGCTGCTCGCGTGTCTGCTGATCGTGATCTGCCTCGTCGTACTCGCATTCGAGTTTCACGTGCGCGGCGCGGCGCGCTACGAGCGCGTCGATCGCGGCACGCGCCGCGCGGTGTTGCGCTACCAGCTCGGCGCGTGGCGCTGGCTCGTCGTCGCGGGTTTTGCGCTGCTCACGCTCGCGACGCTCGGCGTGCCGCTCGGCATGATCGGCTTCTGGCTCACGCAGCCGGGCGCGGCCGCCGTGACGCCCGCCGATGTGTCGCCCGAGTTGCTGTGGAACGCGACGTTGTCGTCGCTCGGTTTCGGCCTCGCCGCCGCCGCGCTGACCACCCTGCTCGTCGTGCCGCTCGCGTTTCTGCTGGTGCGTTATCCGACGCGTTTCGCGACGCTGTTCGAGCGCACCGTGTTTCTCGCGCAGGGCGTGCCGGGGCTCGTGATTGCGCTCGCGATCGTCTCGCTCGCGGTGCATGCGCTGCAGCCGCTCTATCAAAGCGCGACGCTGCTGGTCGTCGCGTACGCGATCCTGTTCATGCCGGTCGCGCTCGTCAGCGTACGCGCCGCATTCATGCAGGCGCAGCCGCGCCTCGAGGAAACCGCGCGCGCGCTCGGCTTGAACTGGACCCAGACGCTCGTGCGCGTGGTCCTGCCACTCGCGGGCCCCGGGCTCGGCGCGGCCGCTGCGATGGTGTTCATCTCGGTCGTCACCGAGCTGAACGCGACGCTGCTGCTGTCGCCGCTCGATACGCAAACGCTCGCTACCCAGATTTGGGCTGATACTTCGACGATGGCGTTCGCCGCCGCCGCGCCGTATGCGGCGCTGCTGACCGGCATCTCGCTGTTCGCCTCGGGGCTGCTGTTCACGCTGCTCGGCCGTTCGGCGCTGCTCGGCGAGCGAGGCTAA
- a CDS encoding LysR family transcriptional regulator produces MNPEFDVDLLRSFVAVVEAGSFTKAAASVHRSQAAVSMQIKRLETMLGTTLFARNTRNLALTRPGNTLLEYARRALALQEEAWSAIVRPEVTGRVVLGAPDDYVSSLLSPVLRRFATLYPRVEIEIVCAQSTALAPMLADNKIDLAFVTRDRKLRGEFVRSEPMVWVGASVDTPVLKASPLPVGLYEPGCVARQHTLAALDGARIRYRAAFSSASLMGLVATVDAGLSVIALTRCSVPPRLAILGDAQGLPRIAPLEIVVARSAKSDRPTCDYLAQQMVQDLSLR; encoded by the coding sequence GTGAACCCTGAATTCGACGTCGACCTGTTGCGCAGCTTCGTCGCGGTGGTGGAGGCGGGCAGCTTCACGAAAGCGGCGGCGAGCGTGCATCGCTCGCAGGCGGCGGTCAGCATGCAGATCAAGCGGCTCGAAACGATGCTCGGCACGACGCTGTTCGCACGCAACACGCGCAACCTGGCGCTGACGCGGCCCGGCAATACGCTGCTCGAATACGCGCGTCGGGCGCTCGCGCTGCAGGAGGAGGCGTGGTCGGCGATCGTGCGGCCCGAGGTGACCGGGCGCGTGGTGCTCGGCGCGCCGGACGACTATGTGTCGTCGCTGCTGTCGCCGGTGTTGCGGCGTTTCGCGACGCTGTACCCGCGCGTCGAGATCGAGATCGTCTGCGCGCAGAGCACGGCGCTCGCGCCGATGCTCGCCGACAACAAGATCGACCTCGCGTTCGTCACGCGCGACCGCAAACTGCGCGGCGAATTCGTGCGCAGCGAGCCGATGGTGTGGGTGGGGGCGTCGGTCGATACGCCGGTGTTGAAGGCCTCGCCGTTGCCGGTGGGCTTGTACGAGCCGGGCTGCGTCGCGCGTCAGCACACGCTTGCTGCGCTGGATGGCGCGCGCATCCGTTATCGCGCGGCGTTCAGCAGCGCGAGCCTGATGGGGCTCGTGGCGACCGTGGATGCTGGTCTGTCGGTGATTGCTCTGACGCGCTGCAGCGTGCCGCCGCGTCTCGCGATACTCGGCGACGCGCAAGGTCTGCCGAGAATTGCGCCGCTCGAAATCGTGGTCGCGCGCAGCGCGAAATCGGATCGGCCGACCTGCGATTATCTGGCGCAGCAGATGGTGCAGGACCTGTCATTGCGGTAG